ATTTAAAAttgttactactactaaacaTTCCACATGGGATTACATGATTTTGCGAGAATACTCGGGAAAAATTGGGATACACACTAGAAgtttatagtactagtatgtTTTTTCACAACAGATGGTGGTAAAGACAAGAACGTCCATCATGAAGGTACGTCTTTTCAGTGGTACAAACCCTTTAGATCTTCTACCAAAACTTGATactcatatataaatatagtactataaagaCTGAAAAATCAGTTgatatagttttaatatatgaCGCATTCAGCAACCTTGGCAACAcggaaaaatatgaatgacaTTTCTTTCAAGAAAAAGACGACCAAATTTGCAAAACAATGGCAACTGAAGAAAAGGGTGAAATCACACTTCTACGTAAACCCATTGCGTTTCTCTCCGCTCTTGGCAGACCTCCTCTGAACATCTGCATCGTAGTGTGCAAACGCCGCATCCAGAGCCTACAACAAGGTTATCTCTATTTTACCTGatcttaaattttgaaacatGCAAAATGCAACGTTTCTACGACTACATGCAAGCTAGTGCTAACCTGAAGCATTGGGTGAACAAGAAGTGACACCTGATGCCTGAAATCAGATTGTACAGATTCCTTGATCTCCTAAAACATGATGGAACATGGTAAGATATTTGTCCAAGCAAAGGAGGCCATAACTGAAGAGCATCGATAAGTAACGTACCTGCAACTTTGGATATACTTGGGACATTGCGTCTTTCAATCTGGTGACCTGGTGATGAACAACAAGTTAGGATACAGTTTAAGTGTATGAGTGGCTTCAATGTATTATGCCCCACCATATCAACTACTAACTTCCTGTAGGAACAATTCTACTGATATTCAATGTCTtacaatcaattaattatattgaatttcTATTTCATGAAGAATGGTACTAACTGAGAATggacaatttaataaaaacagtACTCTCAGTTCTCCGGCATTAACTACTCAAAATACAAACATTCTTTACAAATTGCAAGCCCCTTGTCCAGCCCTTAAGGATGACATTTTGTGGAGCAAAGTAGTAAAGGTTAAGTGCTACGTAACGTTGGAAACCCCAAATACTTTAGAAACAAGGGATTAGCCACGTTATTTGTGCATTTTTAGTACCCTGTCTTCTGCATATTGGTAAGTAAGGCTTAGCTATACAGTTGAGTAATGTGGAGTATGATTGTAAGGGATAATCACTTTTACAAGGGACAATGATGATTGGCAGTTAATAATGAAGTactttgttttcttaatttcttccTGCCTCTTACTTTatgagaattttgaatttaatgatGTGTATCAAATACATGGCCTTAACAGAATTTTTATCAACCTTAGAACACTTCAGGGAAATATACAAAGTTTCTTCAGGAGAATATACAGCATCTAAACATGGTAACATCAATTACTGGGATATCAATAACTGGAACTAGGCATTCCTTTAACTGACCAGATAATTATAACCTTTGATTGATGTCCCAGAGCCAGACAAAAAACTACATCTTACCTTGTTATAAAGGTACTTGGTTGTAAGAGGGTATGATGACCAAAAGTGTTTCAAGAGTTCCTGCACCGAAGTCCAGTGCTGCAAAAGAGCAGTTACTTTATTGCATACCATTATGGATTCCATAACTTGGATAATGTTTCTGAGTTCTGACTAGTGAAGGCCAACTATTGGGCAAAGCTTACATGCAAGAGTTCTTCCTTAGTAACTTTTGGTAACATATCGAGGATACTGTCGTTAGAACTGTTTCCAAGATGGAACTTGGTGCTAGAGATACTCTGGGTCAACCCACTGAGGACCTGCTTTCAGTAAAACTTTGTTAACTTTTATGTTTCGAGAACTGATAATATGAAGCCTCTCATGCACCACGATCAACTTATTACAAGAAATTAGAGATGCAAAGCCACCCGTGGAGGATATATACCTTTAGTGCAACCTCCTGATTCATTATCGGCTCAGTTAACCCCATTTCATTAATATCAATTATGACATTCCTTAATGAGTCATAAGCTTGCCGTGCACTCGCACTGGATATCAAGGGTTTTGCAGCTGAACCTGTATCTCCCAACGCTTTTAGTGCATTGGCCTGCTGAGAATCAAAGTAGTCCCTCGGATCCTGTCAAAAGAGTAATAGCATTCAAAACTTAATGCTCTTGGGGACTAATGCAGTTTATTACTTAAATGACAGCCAAACCTTGATACTGAGGGGTGCAACAGCAGGATCTCGAGGGCCCTGAAGATCTTCAAGCTCTGCACTTCGAGAAATCCTGTTGGATAGTTCTTTCtcaaaatttgtatttaatttgtcCTCAGACAGTTCAGCTGCAAATATATACTCAATATTAATATGCCAACTCATTATAAGATCATGAAACTGAGCAGTGCTTGTATCCATAAGAATGGCCAACAAAGTTGAAAGAGTACCTACCCTGCTTTTTCCTGGTAAGGGCTTCAGCAACATCTCTTGGATCAGTCAGCTCAGCATCTATTCTCATGTTAATGTcacagaaagaaaaagtaaagctATCATATAATTATCTCGAAACTGAAACAAAGACATTCATTAAGTGTACTCATTTGCTAAGATAAGACAGATTTGTGCAAATCATAACTTTGGATGATATGAATGCAGACAAAACAAAGACAGAGCCAAATGAAATCAGCAAGAGTTAACCTGTTAGGATGACTTACCCACAACTCTTCCTTGAAGAACAACTGCAGAATGCTGATTCAAATCTTGCGAGAAAGATCGCCGGTATGGCTCATACCGAGGGTCCAATACATCTTTGGTCTCATCGCGAACTAACCCATGATCCTACAATTAAAAACATAGCATATGCTATATAAAATGAGATAGCATGCATATCAAGTAGTTATATACCACAGAACACTGTCAACAAAAATGGGCATTTAAGTTGTTCAACAACATTTGTTCTTGGACTCAATATCAGGAAAAACTATACACCAAGATATGAGCAGACAGATAAAAACCCATATAGAACCATAGTCCAGTAAAGTGcctgaaaaatataattgttgaTCAATTTACCGGGAGATGTGTGTAATCATCACCCTCATCAGCTTCAATGTCCACAGTTGGATCAACACGCCTAATCtggtaaaaaaataagtgcaatcagatgaaaaagaaatctCAGAAGAAAAAGGCATTTCCAGCTAAAAAAAATGCCAACTGAAGgtgaaaaaacaaacttcaGGTGAACTTACCTTTCTCCGAGCTTCATTTGCCAGCATATCATCTCTCTTCAAGAAAACAGCAAGCTCCTCATCTTCATCACCCTCTGCTGCAGCTGCAACTACATTTCTCGTACTGTGAAGAAATTGTGCTCTTGAATATTTGGTCCAGAACTCGGTTTTGCTCAACTGAGAATACAAGAATACATCCTTAGTACTTACCAGTTATGTCATTGTGGCAGAATTATGTACAAGCATATTACATTATTACTGAATACTGAAGTGGCTAGATTATCAGGATTTTAAGTGGCAGCAACTGCCTACTCCGATTACAACTTATTTATTGGACAGAAGGTTAAACATTTGAAGATATAATTTCTGAACTCATCCTTGGCAGGCAAGCCCAATCCTCCAGACTAGAATTATAATTTAACACTAGGAAACAGGCTGGTATGAACTATGAAggaaaacatataaaaacaagTTCTTAGAAAGACCcactatattttattctagGATACTCCCCCGGGTTTACTAAAATTACGAACTTTGGAAatggcacaggttttaatgcaaaattggtaaagtgagagagaggaaaagaaaaaatgggtaaagtaagagagagaaagagaaaaagtagtggaattagtgttagtggattgtggggtccatttcctaaaatggagagtttctatttttaggaaacagactaaaaaggaaagaatttctatttttaggaaacagagggagtattaaataatgagATTCCCAATTAACATGATGAGTCCAGTGCTAGGGTTGGTATctaaaagcatgttttagagtTGTTTAGTTTATTCCTTTATTTATGAGAATGAAGTTATTTAATTGGCTGGCCTTTTATATTCTGTTGATTATATTAGTTGCAAAAAAGTCCATCTTCTACATTGTAGGACGTGTGGTGGATCCAAACTAACATAAGATCATTAAGTCAGATCCTTGTAGAATAAGAAAGTTCACAACCCAAATAGATATGGATAGCCTACTGTGTAAGGTTGAGGTATCAGTCTGATATTTCGTTTATCTTAGCTAACAGGTGATATTAGTGCAGCTATTGCATTGAAATGGAATTCATAGTGAGATAAGTTCTATTGCGGtgttagtgaagaatgagGTCTCAGAGATTGTTGTTCTCAACTTACGTGGAAACATTAAGTATATGTGGTTGATTTTATGCACTGCTTTAATGTACTACTAGAAAGTGCAGATTTTTCGCAACCATAAACCTTGGTGTGTTGGGTAGTGGTATTCATTTATGATAGAATAAGCTAGGTTATTTGAGTTATATGATAGAATAAGCTAGATTGTTCAATGTTGAATTATTGTTGGAGCGACATTCtacaacaaaaatcaaatcgaAGATTTTGCACAATAGGTAAACTAATCAAACTCTATGGGCATACTAGGTAGGggtcttttaatttaatattcgcTTCTGTCCTATATGAGTTCTAGATAGacaattacattaaaattgcatgatttatttaaatattattcctATGATATCCTGGCGGTTAAATTCATCATTGGGTTCCGTCGTCTAAGACtccaaaataaacattatattgCAGATTTACAGTGTAggagtttaagaaaatattaaccagtcataaacttttgaaaaagGAATAGAATTTTTTGGCATTCTTCCTACCTTGTGCGGAACAAACTTCAAGTATGCTTGGCGAACAGCTGGTTTTTCAGCAAATATCTGTGTAAAAGTTTAAAACAATATGTAAAAGGGGTTTCAGGGACCCACTTAGCAAGATTTGTGAATGAAACATTCTATAAGCATTCATAAGACAAAGACTTGCATATTAGACAACGAGAATTTCTCAATTTATACACTCTAGCCATGCATGAATAGACAACTAGTCTCACATACTTCTCTAAAAGTTTCAAACTTACCCTATAATGGTCTAAGtaatcaaaaaaaataacaaacaaaaatctCAAGAAAGAATAGGCTTGGGGAGGCCTAGCACCTAGCTATAGAAAGAGAGTGCTTAGTGCTTACTTACGGactaaatatgtaaaataaaatgcatacaATGGGTTAGAGCGTGTCACTTGATGATATTGCTGGCATGTAGAGAATTGGAAAAACAATTGAGGGTTTATGGGGAAAGATAAATTCAGAAGTTTATGGGTTTGCTAGGTTGTGCTATCAGAGTACAAAGTACATTTCCATTGAGGTTATGAAGATTTATTGATTCTTctatacaaatgaaaaaataatttgataaacaATCGGTAGTCTGGAACTTCAAGGTGTGGAAATGAGAATGCATTTggttgttttttatatattttatttggggCCCACTTTGAATTAGTGGTTAGGAACAAAGAAATGATATGTAAGTGGTGGATCAATTGAAGTGATGATACAGGATTGAGGATTGATGATATAGgtgttgaaaagaaaaactagTGGGCCGAAAGGCACAAAACTGAGGAGATGCTTTTGGATATAAAAACGAACAAGTCCTAGTTGCTTCGTCATATGTAATGCTCAACTGTCTAAGATATCGTTTACCTCCATGAATATAAAACAGGTAACGTAGCAGTGCTTAAATTGGTAGTCAAATTGACTTATATATCTAATAACAAAAGCTATCGTGGCTCTTACACAGGTCTACAGAAAAGAAACACACTGATGAGAGAAAACAAATGTGAGGGAGAAGAAAGTATACCTGATGAATGAGTTCTGGCGTCAAGTTAAATGTCACTCTGTTTGACTGAAATACAACAAAAGTGACGGGAATGGGAGGCCCAATgttaatacaataaataaccATAGACCATAGGGACCGtgtcaaaatttataataaggCAGGTTTCAGCTTATGCAATGGAATCAAGCTATATGACGATTCCCAATTCGAGGTACAAAGAACATCAACTTAATTATAGATCCACCCCCCCCTCCTCCTCCCCCCTTACATTTAATAATTCTGTACAGCTATAAAGAGAGCAGGATCTGTGTTAGGATGAACCAGGCATTGTTACCCCCAAAACTACCAAAAAGTCATTgtttatcatcattttaaaaacatattaGCGAACCACCACAGGAAAGGGAGCTCAACATGGAATTCAAGTGTCTATGATTTTTCTGAAGACATATACATGAAATATGCACACTCAAAAATCCAATAAACTCAAGATTCCACTTCCCTCCtccaaaaggaaaaatgtcATCCTactctataattttattttctttttagcttTCTTTAATTGACGGCAGTGCATACACATcgttatttctttttttcttctttgttaGGGTCAGCTACTCTTTTACACTTGTACTTCCAGAACCATGCTGTAAGTCATCTGTTTGTTTAGGAGAGCATCAGCTATtgtcttttaaatttaaataatcatcatatctacaaaaaaaaagttaaaataaagaataattgaTATTCATAATAAGTTATGTCTTGTCTacctttttactttttagagagaaagaaagaaaagtcCAAATCCaattacacaattaattactcaATGAAAAGCCCTtatgtttcctaaaatggaatgGGACAACTCGAAAAGAAATGGGAGACACTTCAACCAGGACTTAGGGAGTATTGATTAAAAAGTGTATTATATTTGTAAAagcataaatataaaaatcaatagagCATATGCTCTAGCCTCTAGGGCCAGCACATCAACCATTAGCTTGCAAAAACTACCATACTAGACATGTGATATAGGGAATTCTCTTTTTTCCAATCAGAATGAATGACAAACAAATGAGTTATCAAGTAGGAAGGTGTACCATAAGAGGCCCAAAAGCAACTCCATTTGACTAGAATTTTAATGGACTTCAGAAAAGCTCATAACTATCCACTATAACAGAAGTCATACCAAACAACAATCTCTCTCTAATACAACCAAATCAAGATAGCAACATTTTGGActaagaaaatttatttctgCTACAACATAACAAGAATGTAGCAATTAAGAGTCAGTGCTCACACCAAGACAAGCATAAAGCTGCATGCTCAACCATACATATACATTTGTACTTTCAAACTGGATCTCTCAAAGGATGATTATTTTTACCTGGCCATCGGATAATGGTTTTAAGCTCCACATTTCATTCTTTAATGCTAGGCGCTGCTTTGGCCTTCTGCTATCATTCTGGTCTAGCAATTTCTGCACttcattaatgaaatatagCTATTACATATTACTCGTATTCGGCCAAAACACATATAATGTGCATGGCTTTTTCATCAAAGGTGCATTGAGAAAATGAACAGTTTACAATTTAAtgctttaaaaattaatataacatACTATTAAGCACGGGGACGCCTCCCTGGTTAATGTACTCGTTTCGGAGATCTCCCCagggatattttttttcctatttttattacttatgTGTTTAGaacaaaaaatgtttcaatatGTGGTCATTTTAAGTTTGACCAAAAAAACTATTCCAATCCCTAATTGTAGAGAAAAAGAGCAGCCTCCTCTGCCTCCCCTTTCCATTCACACACAACCCACTCTGTTGGTGTCCGACCTCCATCACCAGGATCGCCGCCGCCGGCAGCTACTGCTTCTGTGTTCTATTTTTCTCTTGCCTTTGTTTCATCTGAAATTATGGCCTTAGTCCACAGGGCTGCCCCCATTTGCTTTCATCTCTGCATGACTGTTTACTGGAAGCGCACTGTCCACAAGTTCTATTGGTTCAGTTTCTCCATTGGGTTTCTTGGGAGTGCAGGACTGAACTGGTACATGTTTTAGACTTTAGTTGGTgtgttttatgtttattaatGGATTAAAACATTGCTCtatggagtactaatattGCTATGTAGTTTTATCATGGATTATGAGGTATTTGCATATTTACTTAATAAATTGtagatttttatctatataaaatggagtatatattaataaatattaaataatcaaaaatgtacttcattttttgaaaatcggCGTGTCTACACCCCCGTATAATATTCATATCGCACACGCATTTCAAATTCGCCCAATACTTCGTAGGTAACATATAGTATTAGGAATGTTTGGAGTACAAAATAGTCTGGCATTAACATAAAATTCCAATAACTAACCTTCCTTGTTGCCCAAAATTCATCATCTGTCAGTATACCTCCAAATACAAATTGCTTGTGCAGTGTCTGTAACTCACTGCCAATTACACCTATTTAGTACATTAACTAtaagcaaaattaaaaataacatactGAAATTTCACTCAGAGAGCGATTTAGGCTCAGGCTCAAACTGGAGCTTGGATTCATGCTAGAATAACAAAGATACTATGTAAATAAAGGAAGAACTATTAGTTGCATTTTACTAAACTTTCAAATGTAGATTCTTCCTATCTGCATACTGACGTTAAAATCTAGACAATGACAAGAAAGTTTGACAAAAGTTAATTCACGAGCAAATGTGATTGGGTATATCTTTCTGTGTtccatttacaaaaaaatcaacCATCAATACACATAATGCGAGCATACTGAGAAAGAGACAAACATAATGGCTGGAGTGGAGACAAATAAAATGCAGTGCTGGAGGCTTGGAAGAGTAGCTTTGTAGCAATTACATGTCCAATCATTAAATATAGCACCACACCACAGTGATATTTTTATCAGTGCATCTTAGAGCACTTCGTAAATGTACAGTTAAATAGCTTTAATATAATAGAAGCAACTAAAACTACGAGGACGACCTACTCAGAACCAAATGATTCTAGGAATGTACTGCTCAATAAAAAGTAACCAAAAAATTTGCAGCCTGTTAAAGAAACCCAGGATGCACTATGATAACGCTGATGTCTATTTAAGTTACTTATTGGGTTCAATGGGCTCTTGAGTACTAGATGAGATGACACTTAAATCTCTAAGTCAAAGATAATCTGATATCTAAGACAAGTACAAGTAGGAgacaattttatattcttagTTAGGCTTGCATCTAACATCACAGGCTCACAGAAGATCATTTCATCTTATCCAGTAACATGTGTGGGGCATAAGATAAagacaaatactccctccgtcccagccTAAGTGAggcgtattcctttttgggatgtcacATGAggcatttccttttttagcaataATTAACTTCAttctatttcttactttatcctcttatctctcctactttctCAGTTACTTTATTCTAGTCTACTCTCTCTTTCTGTTTCCTGatccctccatcccaaggtagttgagtcgcagtcctttttgggttgtcccaaggtagttgaatcattttcatttttggcaaaaactttatcctctctcatgctttactctctcttcctctgtcttactttattcgctctcttactttttttaacacgtcaatatctaaaatcccatgcccaaaagaaatgccCCAACTACCTTAGGACAGAGGAGTACTTGATTCTTTCTCCTACTTTAATATTACAACTAAAATCATCACACACCACTACCTAAATTCTTGTGCCAAAATAGAAATGCCtcacttagttgggacggggggagtataatatatcaGTCACTCAAAATAATGGACTTCCAAACCTTGGAGTGAGCATTATCCGATTATTTAGGAGAAGAATCTTGGGTTTTCTAGTTTCTACCAGTAGGCTCACTATCCCTACTAGAATTTGCATTAATTTTCACCTTCGTGGTTAATGCATGGGAAGAAACCCAATTCATATATACAATTTAGGAAAACGAAtgcttttttccttttcaaatcATAGATAATTCTGTAATAACAAAGAATTTAATACGTGGATGGGAGATTTTACTTAGAAATGGAGTAGCAAACAGTTTACCTATTTTCCTGCAGTAGCTTGATTCTGCGCTCTGTTTCTATGCTACTAAGTTGCTCGTTGGTT
The genomic region above belongs to Salvia hispanica cultivar TCC Black 2014 chromosome 3, UniMelb_Shisp_WGS_1.0, whole genome shotgun sequence and contains:
- the LOC125214748 gene encoding general transcription and DNA repair factor IIH subunit TFB1-1-like, which gives rise to MSDKHVIKRAKYKSSTKDPGVPGVLKLSIERFIFMPNDQNSGVKLNVEFKIVKGHKFTKEGSKQALLNLTQEQGGNYIFEFDTFAERDVCREFVARAIAFYTEGGKAGPERATPPVTNEQLSSIETERRIKLLQENSELQTLHKQFVFGGILTDDEFWATRKKLLDQNDSRRPKQRLALKNEMWSLKPLSDGQSNRVTFNLTPELIHQIFAEKPAVRQAYLKFVPHKLSKTEFWTKYSRAQFLHSTRNVVAAAAEGDEDEELAVFLKRDDMLANEARRKIRRVDPTVDIEADEGDDYTHLPDHGLVRDETKDVLDPRYEPYRRSFSQDLNQHSAVVLQGRVVDAELTDPRDVAEALTRKKQAELSEDKLNTNFEKELSNRISRSAELEDLQGPRDPAVAPLSIKDPRDYFDSQQANALKALGDTGSAAKPLISSASARQAYDSLRNVIIDINEMGLTEPIMNQEVALKVLSGLTQSISSTKFHLGNSSNDSILDMLPKVTKEELLHHWTSVQELLKHFWSSYPLTTKYLYNKVTRLKDAMSQVYPKLQEIKESVQSDFRHQVSLLVHPMLQALDAAFAHYDADVQRRSAKSGEKRNGFT